The following proteins are co-located in the Dromiciops gliroides isolate mDroGli1 chromosome 2, mDroGli1.pri, whole genome shotgun sequence genome:
- the LOC122739131 gene encoding osteoclast stimulatory transmembrane protein, with protein MRHLPGTEEQLVRMGRWLWHSGLPKAQALLRAAWEVYSKPVPASCGQLLIQLLLCALISGAAGGLAYNWLAVSLLYPARTSATGAMACGFLLFLALGLVHPARCLLAITVPTLGTRQGRRLLLSSGFAELATRVVPNILANVGATTQVLRCVAQGSLESLLNSTHQLKAATEALDQAAGRPGDRGLSLESPSNYSALYFQMLVATQRVYEDVSALEVLVRGLALGTNRVLAGVFILSLLSESMWYLKGYLTNLQFDNLYTSKQLEQLLRQSQDSPQDASPPALGLRLTGLKLSRAELLHCLFRLAFLGMPLGAMAVIVVADYVAFLLAHMAVDWAQRLPTLPIHLSIKYDAKYTVLAFVSFIFNQLSEERSLEIYQDTYKWELRFTSASCRLHPAHPPQYTAALAAGTLFLFASATVFLETYARRLGHRVAASFFQAQEEQRARYLFSRLHQNHWKRHIESTCVCVSSCSRSQVL; from the exons CTGTCCCAGCCAGCTGTGGGCAGTTGTTAATTCAGCTCCTGCTGTGTGCTCTCATCTCTGGGGCCGCTGGTGGGCTCGCATACAACTGGTTGGCTGTCTCCCTGTTGTACCCAGCAAGGACTTCTGCAACAGGAGCCATGGCTTGTGGCTTCTTGCTTTTCCTGGCCCTGGGTCTGGTGCACCCAGCCCGATGTCTGCTCGCCATCACCGTGCCCACACTAGGCACGAGGCAGGGCCGCCGCCTGCTTCTGTCATCTGGTTTCGCCGAGCTGGCCACCCGTGTCGTACCCAACATTCTGGCCAACGTGGGTGCTACCACCCAAGTGCTGAGGTGTGTGGCCCAGGGCTCTCTGGAAAGCTTACTCAACTCCACTCACCAGCTAAAGGCGGCCACAGAAGCCCTGGACCAGGCAGCTGGGCGGCCAGGGGACCGGGGACTGAGCCTGGAGAGCCCTAGCAACTACTCCGCCCTGTATTTCCAGATGCTTGTGGCCACCCAGAGGGTCTATGAGGACGTCTCAGCCCTGGAGGTGCTGGTGCGGGGACTGGCTCTGGGCACCAACCGGGTGCTGGCTGGagtcttcattctctccctcctatctgAGTCCATGTGGTACCTGAAGGGTTATCTGACCAACCTGCAGTTTGACAACCTCTATACCAGCAAACAACTGGAGCAGCTGCTCAGACAGAGCCAGGACTCTCCCCAGGACGCCTCCCCTCCAGCCCTGGGCCTCAGGCTGACTGGCCTGAAGCTCTCCCGGGCTGAACTTCTCCACTGCCTCTTTCGCCTGGCATTTCTGGGTATGCCCCTGGGGGCCATGGCTGTGATTGTGGTTGCAGACTATGTGGCCTTCCTTCTGGCACACATGGCAGTAGACTGGGCCCAGAGGCTGCCCACGCTGCCCATCCATCTGAGCATCAAGTACGAT GCCAAGTACACAGTCCTTGCCTTTGTCTCCTTCATCTTCAATCAGCTTTCTGAAGAGAGATCCTTGGAAATCTACCAAGACACATACAAGTGGGAACTCCGCTTCACCTCAGCCAGTTGCCGCTTGCACCCAGCTCATCCCCCACAATACACGGCTGCATTGGCCGCTGGGACCCTCTTCCTCTTTGCTTCTGCCACAGTCTTCCTGGAGACCTATGCCCGCCGGCTGGGTCACAGAGTGGCCGCTTCTTTCTTCCAGGCTCAGGAAGAGCAGAGGGCCCGATACCTGTTTTCCCGGCTCCACCAAAATCATTGGAAGAGGCACATAGAATCCACATGTGTCTGTGTTTCCTCCTGCTCACGTTCCCAAGTCCTCTAG
- the LOC122743251 gene encoding thyrotropin-releasing hormone receptor-like has translation MENGTWEVGGLPVNDSDPGRTLGLMPRTPLAVQVVTIALVLLICGVGIAGNVMVVLVVARSRQMVTPTNCYLVSLAAADLLVLLAAGLPNLSDVVASWVFGHAGCLCITYLQYLGINASTGSLTAFTVERYLAICHPIRAQSLCTVARAKRIIALVWLGTAAYCVMWLFLVDTSEVAFDDGVRVQCGYRVSRKLYLPVYFLDFALFYALPLGLATVLYTLIARILFLGPLPRANDADSASSIHQGRSLELPPGSDGSVRFSCRGNRGALSSRKQVTKMLVVVVILFALLWMPYRTLVVVNSFLNPPYLNLWFLLFCRICIYLNSAVNPIIYNLMSQKFRTAFQKLCRCRTAQPEPPSQYTAPIYYSVMKDCSRKDPDSNINH, from the exons ATGGAGAACGGAACATGGGAAGTCGGCGGTCTCCCAGTCAACGACTCAGATCCTGGTAGGACCCTGGGCCTGATGCCTCGGACGCCCCTGGCTGTTCAGGTGGTGACCATCGcgttggttctgctcatctgtGGCGTGGGCATCGCAGGCAATGTCATGGTAGTCCTGGTGGTGGCCCGGAGTCGCCAGATGGTCACCCCCACCAACTGCTACTTGGTCAGTCTGGCAGCCGCCGATCTCCTAGTGCTGCTGGCGGCTGGGCTGCCCAATCTGTCCGACGTTGTGGCTTCTTGGGTGTTTGGTCACGCGGGCTGCCTGTGCATCACCTACCTACAGTACTTGGGCATCAACGCGTCCACCGGTTCACTCACAGCGTTCACCGTGGAGCGCTACCTGGCCATCTGCCACCCCATCCGCGCACAGTCCCTGTGCACTGTGGCCCGGGCCAAACGCATCATCGCTCTTGTGTGGCTGGGCACAGCAGCCTACTGTGTCATGTGGCTCTTCCTGGTGGACACGAGCGAGGTGGCTTTCGACGATGGCGTGAGGGTGCAGTGCGGCTACCGCGTGTCCCGCAAGCTCTACCTGCCCGTCTACTTCCTAGACTTCGCACTGTTCTACGCGCTGCCACTGGGACTGGCCACTGTGCTGTACACTCTCATCGCGCGCATCCTCTTCCTAGGTCCCCTGCCCCGCGCGAACGATGCAGACTCTGCCAGCTCCATCCACCAGGGCCGCTCCCTAGAACTCCCTCCCGGCTCAGACGGGTCAGTTCGCTTTTCGTGCCGCGGGAACAGGGGCGCCCTGAGCTCCAGGAAGCAG GTCACCAAGATGCTGGTCGTGGTGGTAATTCTGTTTGCCCTCCTCTGGATGCCATACCGCACCCTGGTGGTGGTGAACTCCTTCCTCAACCCACCCTATCTGAATCTCTGGTTCCTCCTCTTCTGTCGAATCTGCATCTACCTAAACAGCGCTGTCAACCCAATCATCTACAACCTGATGTCCCAGAAGTTCCGCACTGCCTTTCAGAAGTTGTGCAGGTGTAGGACAGCCCAGCCTGAGCCTCCATCCCAATATACAGCCCCTATCTACTACAGCGTCATGAAGGATTGTTCCCGCAAGGATCCTGACTCTAATATCAACCATTGA